The following coding sequences lie in one uncultured Mailhella sp. genomic window:
- a CDS encoding NAD(P)/FAD-dependent oxidoreductase: MKPIYKEKYPHLFEPMYVGKNKVMFNNRVRVAPIGTGATGGGEDSDGRINTFGIDFWMRFIRGGFSSVALPMEVPIDGSHEHCFNLNPKTCNQMNFQRFQRAVHAYNGRSFAEFIHGGPYMRAGFKKIAADDEPHLGAKAATVAEMEEIAALFGEYAHWAQIANFDGLMLHFAHGWLINYFLSPLTNHRTDEFGGSIENRCRFPVMILKEIRRVVGNSLLIELRLNGTDGVEGGIMPEETAEQVKIFQDYVDMVHITCGHRIDALTRPKMHPTGFDPVAHNAWASEIVKKSGVSIPVGVVGGIYSPEIAEEVLAKGQADYVLMGRSAMADPEIIKKAKEGREDDIRPCLRCDYCLDHGRRVAISKDLHLLTYPSYDRTCMVNPLQFQSAQKLRIPPSDRHKKVAVIGGGVAGMNAALSCADRGHSVVLYEKTDRLGGQALLSDPMWFKKEMKLFHEYLERQVKKRPAITVVYNTEATREIIEENDFDAVIVAVGAEQVVPRIPGVEKAVMSFDVFGHEDKVGKKVAIIGGGAIGVELGIHLNGLGHECTIVEMAEHLASKTELTERTAYMIHLEKNHVKTMVNTTCQEITDKGVWVENADGRQFIEADTVIISVGTKPLVKERDQFKDVAFDVICVGDCVKASSIVHAVHTGFDAGLTL; encoded by the coding sequence ATGAAACCGATATACAAAGAAAAATATCCTCATCTTTTTGAACCCATGTACGTGGGCAAGAACAAGGTCATGTTCAACAACAGGGTGCGCGTGGCACCCATCGGCACCGGCGCCACGGGCGGCGGCGAAGACAGCGACGGCCGCATCAACACCTTCGGCATCGACTTCTGGATGCGCTTCATCCGCGGCGGCTTCTCCTCCGTGGCCCTGCCCATGGAAGTGCCCATCGACGGCAGCCATGAACACTGCTTCAATCTGAATCCCAAGACCTGCAACCAGATGAACTTCCAGCGCTTCCAGCGCGCCGTCCACGCCTACAACGGCAGAAGCTTTGCGGAATTCATCCACGGCGGCCCCTACATGCGCGCGGGCTTCAAGAAAATCGCCGCCGACGACGAACCCCATCTCGGCGCCAAGGCCGCCACGGTGGCGGAAATGGAAGAAATCGCCGCCCTGTTCGGCGAATACGCCCACTGGGCTCAGATAGCCAACTTCGACGGCCTCATGCTGCACTTCGCGCACGGCTGGCTCATCAACTACTTCCTCTCCCCGCTCACCAACCACCGCACCGACGAATTCGGCGGCTCCATTGAAAACCGCTGCCGCTTCCCCGTGATGATCCTCAAGGAAATCCGCCGCGTGGTGGGCAACAGCCTGCTCATCGAACTGCGCCTCAACGGCACCGACGGCGTGGAAGGCGGCATCATGCCCGAAGAAACCGCCGAACAGGTCAAAATCTTCCAGGACTACGTGGACATGGTCCACATCACCTGCGGCCACCGCATCGACGCCCTCACCCGTCCCAAGATGCATCCTACCGGCTTCGATCCCGTGGCCCACAACGCCTGGGCCAGCGAAATCGTGAAGAAGTCCGGCGTGTCCATTCCCGTCGGCGTGGTGGGCGGCATCTACAGCCCCGAAATCGCCGAAGAAGTGCTCGCCAAGGGTCAGGCCGACTACGTGCTCATGGGCCGCTCCGCCATGGCCGATCCCGAAATCATCAAGAAGGCCAAGGAAGGAAGAGAAGACGACATCCGTCCCTGCCTGCGCTGCGACTACTGCCTCGACCACGGTCGCCGCGTGGCCATTTCCAAGGATCTGCATCTGCTCACCTATCCCAGCTACGACCGCACCTGCATGGTCAATCCCCTGCAGTTCCAGAGCGCTCAGAAGCTGCGCATTCCGCCGTCCGACCGTCATAAGAAGGTGGCCGTCATCGGCGGCGGCGTGGCCGGCATGAACGCGGCCCTGAGCTGCGCCGACCGCGGTCACTCCGTGGTGCTCTACGAAAAGACCGACCGCCTCGGCGGACAGGCCCTGCTCTCCGATCCCATGTGGTTCAAGAAGGAAATGAAGCTGTTCCACGAATATCTGGAACGCCAGGTCAAGAAGCGTCCGGCCATCACCGTGGTGTACAACACCGAAGCCACCCGCGAAATCATTGAAGAAAACGATTTCGACGCCGTCATCGTGGCCGTGGGCGCGGAACAGGTCGTGCCCCGCATTCCCGGCGTGGAAAAGGCCGTCATGTCCTTCGACGTGTTCGGTCATGAAGACAAGGTGGGCAAGAAGGTGGCCATCATCGGCGGCGGCGCCATCGGCGTGGAGCTCGGCATCCATCTGAACGGTCTCGGCCATGAATGCACCATCGTGGAAATGGCCGAACACCTCGCCTCCAAGACGGAACTCACCGAACGCACCGCCTACATGATTCACCTGGAAAAGAACCACGTCAAAACCATGGTGAACACCACCTGCCAGGAAATCACCGACAAGGGCGTGTGGGTGGAAAACGCCGACGGCAGACAGTTCATTGAAGCCGACACCGTCATCATCTCCGTGGGCACCAAGCCGCTCGTCAAGGAACGCGATCAGTTCAAGGACGTGGCCTTCGACGTGATCTGCGTGGGCGACTGCGTCAAGGCTTCCAGCATCGTGCACGCCGTGCATACCGGCTTCGACGCGGGCCTCACCCTGTAA
- a CDS encoding LysR family transcriptional regulator, with the protein MRLEQLSHLIEITRLQSISKAAETLHISQPALSASVKSLETELGVALFKRTNRGIFLTSEGEKIHDDAVGILNVINGWYTQYHDQEPEGEIHLACTPIISCYITPNIIVPFQKRYPKITIFVHSAQHYDIIGKLTSTSADIALTTLSGNARLIEQIRDMNWDEQHLFTDERRLFIGSRHPLAAKDELSREDLKSLNLAYYSDVRDQISRFYVPFFGTTYRLANKEDILDLVIKNEAVFIQPCHLFRHDYRVMEKLLVEKRIPLTEVDSRADVFALHAPELSPIEQMFWDYLIENFSCNL; encoded by the coding sequence ATGCGTCTGGAGCAACTGAGTCATCTTATTGAAATCACCCGCCTGCAATCCATCAGCAAGGCGGCGGAAACGCTGCACATCTCTCAACCGGCCCTTTCCGCTTCCGTCAAAAGCCTGGAAACGGAACTCGGCGTCGCCCTGTTCAAGCGCACCAACAGAGGCATTTTTCTTACCTCCGAAGGAGAAAAAATTCACGACGACGCCGTCGGCATTCTCAACGTCATCAACGGATGGTACACGCAATACCACGATCAGGAGCCGGAAGGCGAAATACACCTCGCCTGCACGCCCATCATCAGCTGCTACATCACGCCCAACATCATCGTTCCGTTCCAGAAGCGCTATCCCAAGATCACCATTTTCGTCCACAGCGCCCAGCACTACGACATCATAGGCAAGCTCACGAGCACCAGCGCCGACATCGCGCTCACCACGCTTTCCGGCAACGCCCGCCTCATCGAACAGATACGCGACATGAACTGGGACGAGCAGCATCTGTTTACCGACGAGAGGCGGCTGTTCATCGGCTCCAGACATCCTCTGGCCGCCAAGGACGAGCTCTCCCGCGAAGACCTCAAGAGCCTGAACCTCGCCTACTACTCCGACGTGCGGGATCAGATTTCCCGATTCTACGTGCCCTTCTTCGGCACGACCTACCGCCTTGCGAACAAGGAAGACATTCTCGATCTCGTCATCAAGAACGAGGCCGTGTTCATCCAGCCCTGCCACCTTTTCCGCCACGACTACCGCGTCATGGAAAAGCTTCTTGTGGAAAAGCGCATTCCCCTCACCGAAGTGGACAGCAGAGCCGACGTCTTTGCCCTGCACGCCCCGGAACTTTCGCCCATCGAACAGATGTTCTGGGATTATCTCATCGAAAATTTTTCCTGCAATCTCTGA
- a CDS encoding SLC13 family permease: MSFALTKNEPKFYVNLAIMILIMVGFRFITPPAGMTADGLAVVGVFFGVLYGWLFIDMIWPSFMGLVVLGMTLPQPMDAVLGGAFGNNTYLLLLFFCMVASIINAAGIAEYVARRIICVPVVVGRPWVLVFMLCIAMCALATMLTMTAAVLVAFPLIKEVCRQYGYKPGDSFPMILLLAMLYVADIAYMMLPFKSLPAIVFGIYGQMSGGQEINLAAYVGVTGLLLLISIFFVIFICKYVLKADVTPILENRECMHFDEQLSPYQKTILWSFLGLIVLLLLPNILPGSWALSKFLKAMGNNGILLAYIGIYLMLNFKEGIGLKEIMHKSVAWPALFLVAAVLRITGAFEATGVTKFIADTCEPMLAGFSGNLLVFIVVCTTTLCTQLTNNNACAATFAPIAYTLAVANGNVDPQALLSCVILSCTLGIATPAAATTSAILYGDTEWVHQRTVIKYASFFWIFNILLLSFVGYPLMTVAF; encoded by the coding sequence ATGAGTTTTGCACTGACAAAGAATGAACCGAAATTCTATGTCAATCTTGCGATTATGATTCTCATCATGGTGGGATTTCGGTTTATTACGCCTCCTGCGGGAATGACTGCAGACGGTCTTGCGGTTGTCGGCGTCTTTTTTGGAGTCCTTTACGGATGGCTCTTCATCGACATGATCTGGCCTTCCTTCATGGGTCTTGTCGTGCTCGGCATGACGCTGCCGCAACCCATGGATGCCGTGCTCGGAGGCGCGTTCGGCAACAACACCTATCTGCTTCTGCTCTTTTTCTGCATGGTGGCGAGCATCATCAACGCGGCCGGCATTGCCGAATATGTGGCCCGGCGCATCATCTGCGTTCCCGTGGTGGTCGGAAGGCCGTGGGTGCTCGTGTTCATGCTCTGCATCGCCATGTGCGCTCTGGCCACCATGCTGACCATGACCGCCGCCGTGCTCGTTGCGTTTCCGCTCATCAAGGAAGTGTGCAGGCAGTACGGCTACAAGCCCGGCGACTCCTTCCCCATGATTCTGCTGCTCGCCATGCTGTACGTCGCCGACATCGCGTACATGATGCTGCCCTTCAAGAGTCTCCCCGCCATCGTGTTCGGCATTTACGGCCAGATGAGCGGCGGTCAGGAAATCAATCTCGCCGCGTACGTGGGCGTCACCGGTCTGCTTCTGCTTATCTCCATCTTCTTCGTCATCTTCATCTGCAAGTACGTGCTCAAGGCGGACGTGACTCCCATTCTGGAAAACCGCGAATGCATGCACTTCGACGAACAGCTCTCTCCCTACCAGAAGACCATTCTTTGGTCGTTCCTCGGCCTCATCGTTCTGCTGCTTCTGCCCAACATTCTGCCCGGAAGCTGGGCGCTTTCCAAGTTCCTCAAGGCCATGGGCAACAACGGCATTCTGCTGGCCTACATCGGCATCTATCTCATGCTGAACTTCAAGGAAGGCATCGGCCTGAAGGAGATCATGCACAAGTCCGTGGCTTGGCCCGCCCTCTTCCTCGTCGCGGCCGTGCTCAGAATCACCGGCGCGTTTGAAGCCACCGGCGTGACCAAGTTCATCGCCGACACCTGCGAGCCCATGCTGGCCGGATTCAGCGGCAACCTGCTGGTGTTCATCGTCGTGTGCACCACCACCCTGTGCACCCAGCTCACCAACAACAACGCCTGCGCCGCCACCTTCGCTCCCATCGCCTACACCCTGGCCGTGGCCAACGGCAACGTCGATCCTCAGGCCCTGCTCTCCTGCGTCATTCTCTCCTGCACCCTCGGCATCGCCACTCCCGCCGCGGCCACCACGTCCGCCATTCTCTACGGCGACACGGAATGGGTCCATCAGAGAACCGTCATCAAGTACGCAAGCTTCTTCTGGATATTCAATATCCTGCTTCTCTCCTTCGTCGGTTATCCGCTGATGACCGTCGCCTTCTAA
- a CDS encoding LysR family transcriptional regulator: MRLEQLEYFVAAANAGAISAAAQRLGISQPAVSAAVRSLENELSSPLLKRGNSGVSLTPLGRLTYRDARAILELAQNIQARGKDVEAGGSLAVCAQPLLSFHLTSGIVLPFKKLHPKINVFVRNVPNVDIIADLRSGRSNIAVTLVCMGLKIREQARGMGCEIVPLYADERKMFIGAGHPLAAKAELTPEDLKSLRIAYYSHSSDHVSSRYAPYFGGEYRLANRDDILDLVIRNEAVFIQAAAMFQHDYRVRKGMMVARSIPLKEVNHSAPIVAIRTPEISLVERLFWEYLIENFSKGLPERPSLPV, from the coding sequence ATGCGACTGGAACAGCTGGAGTATTTTGTGGCCGCCGCCAACGCCGGGGCCATCAGCGCGGCCGCGCAGCGCCTGGGTATTTCCCAGCCTGCGGTTTCGGCGGCGGTGAGAAGTCTGGAAAACGAACTGAGCAGTCCTCTTCTCAAGCGCGGCAACAGCGGCGTGAGCCTCACTCCGCTCGGCCGCCTCACCTATCGCGACGCGCGCGCCATTCTGGAACTCGCGCAGAACATTCAGGCCAGAGGCAAGGATGTGGAGGCCGGCGGCTCGCTGGCCGTGTGCGCGCAGCCGCTGCTCTCCTTTCATCTGACGAGCGGCATCGTGCTGCCCTTCAAGAAGCTGCATCCGAAAATCAACGTCTTCGTGCGCAACGTGCCCAATGTGGACATCATTGCCGACCTCAGGAGCGGGCGCTCCAACATTGCGGTCACGCTGGTCTGCATGGGGCTCAAGATCCGCGAACAGGCGCGCGGCATGGGCTGCGAAATCGTCCCCCTCTATGCCGACGAACGAAAGATGTTCATAGGCGCCGGGCATCCGCTGGCCGCCAAGGCCGAACTGACGCCCGAAGACCTGAAAAGCCTGCGCATCGCCTACTACTCGCACAGCTCGGATCACGTGTCTTCGCGCTATGCGCCGTATTTCGGCGGAGAGTACCGCCTGGCCAACAGGGACGACATTCTCGATCTCGTCATCCGCAACGAGGCCGTGTTCATTCAGGCCGCCGCCATGTTCCAGCACGACTACCGCGTGCGGAAGGGCATGATGGTGGCCAGAAGCATTCCCCTGAAGGAAGTCAACCACAGCGCCCCCATCGTGGCCATCCGCACGCCGGAAATCTCGCTGGTGGAAAGGCTGTTCTGGGAATACCTCATAGAAAACTTTTCCAAGGGACTGCCCGAACGGCCTTCGCTCCCCGTTTGA
- a CDS encoding LysR family transcriptional regulator → MKIDHLIYFYETSRRKSLNESSKYLHLSQQSLSASIRSLEEELGVQLFRRTNNGILITDVGKKALEHIEVIIKEYGNLLALKNSGEETCDPVIILAQRSLSKIFLSPELIEYVKTSKLIIHSGAVEDRLLHGEGDGNDSRLCLRFYPKEMLSLIVRKAEEKGKRILSLASGSISLFVNSRLPLAKKKHVLLSDLDGLSFATSGRALRRIYDYNNIFMQKASIKKSVVFPDRQTLFDAIAKSQNIYTVSLRLDAFDNLLIRQKVITAREIDDVSIPLVFCLVIPSNRKLNALEEEIVALVKKQFAQMESSSIL, encoded by the coding sequence ATGAAGATAGACCATCTCATATATTTTTATGAAACGTCGCGCAGAAAGTCGTTGAACGAATCGTCAAAGTATCTTCATCTTTCGCAGCAGTCGCTGAGTGCGTCCATTCGTTCACTTGAAGAGGAATTGGGCGTGCAGCTTTTTCGCAGGACCAACAACGGCATACTGATTACCGACGTCGGGAAAAAGGCGCTCGAGCATATCGAAGTCATTATAAAGGAATACGGAAACCTGCTTGCCCTGAAAAATTCCGGTGAAGAGACGTGCGATCCCGTGATTATTCTGGCGCAGAGGAGTCTGAGCAAGATATTTCTGTCGCCCGAGCTCATCGAGTATGTCAAAACATCGAAGCTCATCATTCATTCAGGAGCCGTGGAGGACAGACTGCTTCATGGAGAAGGCGACGGAAACGACAGCCGTCTGTGCCTGCGTTTTTATCCGAAGGAGATGCTTTCGCTCATTGTGCGCAAGGCGGAAGAAAAAGGAAAAAGAATCCTTTCTCTTGCGTCGGGAAGCATTTCTCTGTTCGTCAATTCCAGGCTTCCGCTGGCGAAAAAGAAGCATGTGCTTCTGAGCGATCTGGACGGGCTTTCATTTGCCACGTCAGGCAGAGCGCTCAGAAGAATTTACGACTACAATAACATATTCATGCAGAAGGCTTCCATAAAGAAAAGCGTGGTCTTTCCCGACAGACAGACGCTTTTCGACGCCATTGCCAAATCGCAGAACATCTACACGGTGTCCCTGCGGCTCGATGCCTTCGACAATCTGCTCATCAGGCAGAAAGTCATAACCGCGCGGGAAATAGACGACGTATCCATTCCGCTGGTGTTCTGTCTGGTCATTCCCTCGAACAGAAAGCTGAACGCCCTGGAAGAGGAGATTGTGGCGCTGGTGAAAAAGCAGTTTGCTCAGATGGAGAGCTCATCCATTCTTTAG
- a CDS encoding NAD(P)/FAD-dependent oxidoreductase translates to MKPLYKEKYPLLFTPLIVGKNKVEYKNRIFQAPMGMALGTDANGLINIIGEEYYSSFARGGFAQICLPIEVPKDGGHPRTYSIDEQYHAFMNMHKLQRVVHAYGARSSCEIYHAGCCMTPGPGRTIMSASAFVYNGRQVKEMDDKDMEDVAQMYAHAAFMVKRAGFDAITLHYGHGWLMNNFLSPLTNHRTDEFGGSVENRCRYPLMIMKRIRQEVGNDLVIEVRMNGSDMMEGGITPEDAAEQALILSEEADMLHMTCGTRLDASSRPKMHPTHFLERAHNARASELAKKAGVKIPVGVVGSIHDPDLAEKLLEEGKADYVLTARQALTDSDFVNKIREGRLEDIRPCLRCDFCLDGSKRGSLTTEVNIRKDSTYDRQCAVNPLWYQGITKKHLIPAPSRKRKVVVVGGGIAGMQAAFTAAERGHDVTLYEKSDKLGGQALFSDGMWFKQEMKAFREYLIRQVHKSGVHVLMNVEATPKLISEIDPDVAIIAVGAEQVVPPIPGIDGKNVFMSWDVFGHYELLGKRVAIVGGGLVGCELSIDLAGQGHDVTVVELGHYLAATAQISERMHIMEFMKKNNVASLVDATVECIEPDHLNVRTAEGPQTIEADSFIICTGTRSLTDLRDSFRDTAFDVINIGDCVRASDIVNAVRTGWDAGATV, encoded by the coding sequence ATGAAACCTCTGTACAAGGAAAAATATCCTCTTCTTTTCACCCCCCTCATCGTCGGCAAGAACAAGGTCGAATACAAGAACAGAATTTTCCAGGCTCCCATGGGCATGGCGCTCGGCACGGACGCCAACGGCCTCATCAACATCATAGGCGAAGAATACTACAGCAGTTTTGCCCGCGGCGGCTTTGCGCAGATATGCCTGCCCATCGAAGTGCCCAAGGACGGCGGTCATCCCCGCACCTATTCCATCGACGAGCAGTACCACGCCTTCATGAACATGCATAAGCTTCAGCGCGTGGTGCATGCCTACGGCGCGCGCAGCTCCTGTGAAATCTATCACGCCGGCTGCTGCATGACCCCCGGCCCCGGCCGCACCATCATGAGCGCAAGCGCCTTCGTGTACAACGGCCGTCAGGTCAAGGAAATGGACGACAAGGACATGGAAGACGTGGCGCAGATGTACGCGCACGCCGCGTTCATGGTCAAAAGAGCCGGCTTCGACGCCATCACGCTGCACTACGGTCACGGCTGGCTCATGAACAACTTCCTCTCGCCTCTCACCAACCACCGCACCGACGAATTCGGCGGAAGCGTGGAGAACCGCTGCCGGTATCCGCTCATGATCATGAAGCGCATCCGTCAGGAAGTGGGCAACGATCTGGTCATCGAAGTGCGCATGAACGGCTCCGACATGATGGAAGGCGGCATCACCCCGGAGGACGCCGCAGAACAGGCCCTCATCCTTTCCGAAGAAGCGGATATGCTGCACATGACCTGCGGCACCCGCCTCGACGCCTCCAGCCGTCCGAAGATGCATCCCACGCACTTCCTTGAAAGAGCGCACAACGCCAGAGCCAGCGAACTTGCCAAGAAGGCCGGCGTCAAGATTCCCGTGGGCGTGGTGGGCAGCATTCACGATCCCGATCTCGCCGAAAAGCTGCTCGAAGAAGGCAAGGCCGACTACGTGCTCACGGCGCGGCAGGCCCTTACCGACAGCGACTTCGTCAACAAAATCCGTGAAGGACGCCTTGAGGACATCCGCCCCTGCCTGCGCTGCGACTTCTGCCTCGACGGCTCCAAGCGCGGCTCCCTCACCACGGAAGTGAACATCCGCAAGGACTCCACCTACGACAGACAATGCGCCGTCAATCCGCTCTGGTATCAGGGCATCACCAAGAAGCACCTCATTCCCGCGCCTTCCAGAAAGCGCAAGGTCGTCGTTGTCGGCGGCGGCATTGCCGGCATGCAGGCAGCCTTCACCGCGGCCGAACGCGGCCACGACGTCACGCTCTACGAAAAGAGCGACAAGCTCGGCGGTCAGGCGCTGTTCTCCGACGGCATGTGGTTCAAGCAGGAAATGAAGGCCTTCCGCGAATACCTCATACGTCAGGTTCACAAGTCCGGCGTCCATGTTCTGATGAACGTCGAAGCCACCCCGAAACTGATTTCCGAAATCGACCCCGACGTGGCCATCATCGCCGTGGGCGCGGAACAGGTGGTTCCTCCCATTCCCGGCATCGACGGCAAAAACGTGTTCATGTCCTGGGACGTGTTCGGACACTACGAGCTGCTCGGCAAGCGCGTGGCCATCGTGGGCGGCGGTCTTGTGGGCTGCGAACTTTCCATTGACCTCGCAGGCCAGGGGCACGACGTCACCGTGGTGGAACTCGGACACTATCTCGCCGCTACGGCGCAGATCAGCGAACGCATGCACATCATGGAATTCATGAAGAAGAACAACGTCGCCTCTCTGGTGGACGCCACGGTAGAGTGCATCGAACCTGACCACCTCAACGTGCGCACGGCCGAAGGCCCGCAGACCATTGAAGCCGACAGCTTCATCATCTGCACGGGCACCCGCTCTCTGACCGACCTGCGTGATTCCTTCCGCGACACGGCCTTTGACGTCATCAACATAGGCGACTGCGTACGCGCCTCCGACATCGTCAATGCCGTCCGCACCGGCTGGGACGCCGGCGCAACCGTCTGA
- a CDS encoding SLC13 family permease has product MSTLRLSNLTPTKWLCFAIVLFCMFGAPELVSGTGAMTDLGARIICIYVGMAFGWLTLDLAWPSVLGILAVGLSGYSSVNNVLKMCFGNSSALLVFFVFIITGVIDKAGVSRWIALHICSLPIGRGRPWVMTFCILAAIMTLTLFIGVSPGVLVVWAIFYSICEVYGIKPGEHWATMVMVAIPFFGSVTASIFPFKSVPVVALGAYSQLSGGDVIDFPQYFAWSLIVDSMIVVLTLAFMRFVLRPDVSKIYNAKVYFNPEELRLTTYQKIVLLWFFLFIVMMMVPSLLPSHWELTKFFKKLGNTGCAALMCAIFFAFDFVQNESMRKTIASSVRYDALLVNFSAIGIAGVMSNDASGICQWFVDLVTPLTSGQSTVVILMLLVAMASLMTQFLNNLGSTAIYIPIAYSVAVAANINPALVCMCCIAALNIGILTPSGSNPAAMLYSNAVWAPGLRPYAYAACFLAINFAVLMLVGVPIAEFFFPSILPNSVL; this is encoded by the coding sequence ATGTCCACCCTCCGCCTATCCAATCTGACGCCTACCAAATGGTTGTGTTTTGCCATCGTTCTGTTCTGCATGTTCGGCGCTCCCGAGCTGGTGTCCGGCACCGGAGCCATGACCGATCTCGGAGCAAGGATCATATGCATCTACGTGGGCATGGCCTTCGGCTGGCTGACGCTCGACCTTGCCTGGCCCAGCGTTCTGGGCATTCTCGCCGTGGGTCTCTCGGGCTACTCCAGCGTGAACAACGTGCTCAAGATGTGCTTCGGCAACAGCAGCGCCCTGCTCGTGTTCTTCGTGTTCATCATTACGGGCGTCATCGACAAGGCGGGCGTCTCCCGCTGGATAGCCCTTCACATCTGCAGTCTTCCCATCGGCCGCGGACGGCCCTGGGTCATGACCTTCTGCATTCTCGCCGCCATCATGACTCTCACCCTCTTCATCGGCGTGTCCCCGGGCGTGCTGGTCGTGTGGGCCATTTTCTACAGCATCTGCGAAGTGTACGGCATCAAGCCCGGCGAACACTGGGCAACCATGGTCATGGTGGCCATTCCGTTCTTCGGCAGCGTCACCGCCTCCATCTTCCCCTTCAAGTCGGTTCCCGTTGTGGCCCTCGGCGCGTATTCCCAGCTCAGCGGCGGCGACGTCATCGACTTCCCCCAGTATTTTGCCTGGTCCCTCATCGTGGACTCCATGATCGTCGTGCTTACGCTGGCCTTCATGCGCTTCGTGCTCAGGCCGGACGTGAGCAAGATCTATAACGCCAAGGTGTACTTCAATCCCGAAGAGCTGCGCCTCACCACCTATCAGAAGATCGTGCTTCTCTGGTTCTTCCTGTTCATCGTCATGATGATGGTCCCCTCCCTGCTACCCTCGCACTGGGAACTTACCAAGTTCTTCAAGAAGCTCGGCAACACCGGTTGCGCCGCCCTCATGTGCGCCATCTTCTTCGCCTTCGATTTCGTGCAGAACGAATCCATGCGTAAGACCATCGCCTCCAGCGTGCGCTACGACGCCCTGCTCGTGAACTTCTCCGCCATCGGCATTGCCGGCGTCATGTCCAACGACGCCAGCGGCATCTGCCAGTGGTTCGTGGATCTGGTCACGCCGCTGACCTCCGGCCAGAGCACCGTGGTTATTCTCATGCTTCTGGTGGCCATGGCCAGCCTGATGACTCAGTTCCTGAACAACCTCGGCAGCACGGCCATCTACATTCCCATAGCCTACAGCGTGGCCGTGGCGGCAAACATCAATCCGGCGCTCGTGTGCATGTGCTGCATCGCCGCCCTGAACATCGGCATCCTTACGCCTTCCGGCAGCAACCCCGCGGCCATGCTCTACTCCAACGCCGTGTGGGCTCCGGGACTGCGGCCTTACGCCTATGCCGCATGCTTCCTGGCCATCAACTTCGCCGTGCTCATGCTCGTAGGCGTGCCCATTGCCGAATTCTTCTTCCCCAGCATCCTTCCCAATTCCGTGCTGTAA
- the argC gene encoding N-acetyl-gamma-glutamyl-phosphate reductase, translated as MLRAGLVGVTGYTGMELSRILASHPSIRLTAATSRQDAGKRLDAVYPFLQGLPGGDVVLMEPDVKALAENCDVVFLAVPHGVAMEIGADLYDAGVKVVDLSADFRLRDADVYEAWYKPHTRKEYLARAVYGLPEIYGDKVREARLVANPGCYPTASILGLYAALKNGLVRTDDIIIDAKSGTTGAGRKAVVSSLYCEVADSFRPYNIGGKHRHTPEIEQELSVAAGTSMTVSFNPHLLPISRGILATIYTKLSTPLSQADVQALYEDFWKNSPWVRVMPAGKLPETRNVRGTMFCDIAVTVDERTGRLIITSAIDNLCRGASGQAVANANLMFGLPVNTGLNFAPLVP; from the coding sequence ATGCTGCGTGCCGGACTGGTCGGCGTCACCGGGTACACCGGGATGGAACTGTCCCGTATTCTGGCCTCCCATCCTTCCATCAGGCTGACCGCCGCCACGTCCAGACAGGACGCGGGCAAGCGGCTCGACGCCGTGTATCCCTTCCTTCAGGGGCTTCCCGGCGGAGACGTCGTGCTCATGGAGCCGGACGTGAAGGCGCTCGCCGAAAACTGCGACGTGGTCTTTCTCGCCGTGCCCCACGGCGTAGCCATGGAAATAGGCGCGGATCTCTACGACGCAGGCGTGAAGGTCGTGGATCTGTCCGCGGACTTTCGCCTGCGCGACGCAGACGTGTATGAAGCCTGGTACAAGCCGCACACCCGCAAGGAATATCTGGCCCGCGCGGTGTACGGTCTGCCGGAAATCTACGGCGACAAGGTGCGCGAAGCCAGGCTGGTGGCCAATCCCGGCTGCTATCCCACGGCGTCCATACTCGGCCTGTACGCGGCCCTGAAAAACGGCCTCGTCCGCACCGACGACATCATCATCGACGCCAAGTCCGGCACCACCGGCGCAGGCCGCAAGGCCGTGGTCAGTTCCCTGTACTGCGAAGTGGCCGATTCCTTCCGCCCCTACAACATCGGCGGCAAACATCGTCATACTCCGGAAATCGAACAGGAACTCTCCGTGGCGGCGGGCACGTCCATGACGGTGTCGTTCAATCCGCATCTTCTGCCCATCAGCCGCGGCATTCTGGCCACCATCTACACGAAGCTGTCCACGCCGCTTTCGCAGGCCGACGTGCAGGCCCTCTATGAGGACTTCTGGAAGAACAGCCCCTGGGTGCGCGTGATGCCCGCAGGCAAGCTGCCGGAAACGCGCAACGTGCGCGGCACCATGTTCTGCGACATCGCCGTGACCGTGGACGAGCGCACCGGACGACTCATCATTACCTCGGCCATCGACAACCTCTGCCGCGGCGCGTCCGGTCAGGCCGTGGCCAACGCGAACCTCATGTTCGGCCTTCCCGTGAACACGGGACTGAACTTCGCGCCGCTGGTTCCGTAG